A segment of the Elaeis guineensis isolate ETL-2024a chromosome 6, EG11, whole genome shotgun sequence genome:
CCATGCCagcttcatttaaaaaaatattttaaaaaaatgaaaaacagggGCGAATCGTCTTGTTTCACGCCGCAGAGCCGCGGGAGGCGTTTACGCTATCCGACGGCCACAACGGCCCACCGAAGGCCTTCTGGCGGCCCCTCCGGCAGacctccctccctctttttcttcctctctctttctcttcctctcttttcctcgtttcctctcttttcttctccggcACCGGTATGTGCCGTTTTCTATGCCAGAACTGTCTCGGTTCTCCACCGGGATGGTTTGGCCCGCCCCGTACCAAACGTGTTCGGTCCAGTACGGCATTTCTTGGCCATGATCATGCCCAAGTTTAAATAAACTGCTAGCAAATTGAGATGGCAAATAGTATGCATACCCTCAAGCATGCTaccaatcttttaattttttttcgaatagcattttatttattattatttttaatccaaatatatatttttgatataaaattttatatgattaacAAAAAATAATGTTTTTTCGGCATTGAATTGATCATCCTAAGATCTACAGCATATCATGAATTATGCCAAAATacaaaattttggcatgattccTCTCATTTACCCTTTTTGCCTATTTTAGGCTTCAAAAAGGGGAAAAAACGTGAGGGGGACGAGAAGAGGGAGTTTTACTTCAATGGAGTCGGATTTTGGATGAAATCCACAAAAATATGGGCTTCTCTGAGACCTTTTTTgtttgaggtaaaaaaataagtgTGGGAGGACAAAGAGGGCACAAGAGGCCTTCTATGTGCCTCCCTCAACTAAAAGAGTATTACAGGTAGTGAACCGCCTAAGCTGCTTAGAATGAAGCAAAACTGGACAGTTCTAGTCAGTTCAGGTCAGTCAAGCCAGTTCCATTCCTATCCTGACCCGACATACCATCCATCTTGCTTCTGCCCTGGAGCAGTTCACTACATGCCCCGAACAAGCAGTTCGAGGCAGGACATTTTACCTTTTTCTATCTATTCTTTCTAAGTGTAAAGGTCATTTGGTCAATTGCATCTCGGCTGCATGAGCTTATCAGAACTCATGGTCCAGAGAAAGGAATAAAATGTAGTGGACCACCAATGAGGACAAAAACAAAACATATGCATTGAAACAGCAGTAATGTAGTCAACATGATGACGAACAttccataaataaaaaaaatacaaagaagTAGACACTTCAGatgcaataaaataataaattcacATTACTAGTCACAAACAGAAAATATAGGAATCCATCTTGGAAAATGGATAACTCCTTTTGACGACCAGGACTCAAAAGTCATCAAACTGATTTTGTAAAGCACTCATTTGATGTGATCCCTCATATACACATTAGGGTTGGGGTATAGATGGTTCTGTTTTCAATAGATTTAAAGCAGGTTTTATAGCACATAGATATGTCATTGGGATCTTTTCTAGTTGCTGCATGCCAATGAAACTACAAGGAGGAGACTTTAaagcaagattttaaatcccatggaCAGGGGCATAATGGTTTTCCCACAGAATGGGATATCCCAAGTCCCACCCCCTCCCAGTGACCGTCCTAGTCAAATGTCTTGGCACTTGCTTGGGacactattttttatatttttctggtTTTTTCTTAACATATATTAAATATactgttttatttatttttaaaaatatttaaacttCAAAAGCTGGCATATTTCTTGACATATTATCTTGCTCATATATCTACTTAAAGCTGACATTATAATTTCTTGTAGCCTTCAAATTATTGGAGATTCTTTCATGATTATCAAGCAATAATCTATTATAATTGATGCTACATGAGTCCTTGGCAATCCAAGACAAGGCAAAAATGATGTCGATTGATGAAAAATGACAATTTTTACTGCACAGGGTTTTGTCGCATAACCAGCCCCTTTTACCTTTCAGTACTTTGGCATTGTAACTTACAATTTAATGCTTAAATGGCATGTGACGGGCAGTGAAGCAAGACTGTCAAACTATGCAAACAAAATGAGGATAAGTAAACTTTATTTGGTGTATGTTCTTTAAGTTACTGGTAGTTAACATGGTGACCATGCTAGAGAAGAGGATGAGCAAGAaacattatctaaatttttatacttatgggaaataaaaagattgaacctagttgaattttattatttttaatattacgttttagaagatataaatatataatattatatatatgtatataatataatatgtgtTCTCTTTTTTGTGTTTTATTTtacataatattatttttttaaatataaaacatTGTATAATGTCAGTATTTATTGTTTaatctttatatgatatttttgagGTGAAAGTTAAATGTAGAACATAGAGTTCAAAGTCATGCATGCAAAACTTAACTTCCTCTGATTGCCGCTAGCATCATCCCCAGCAAGATGAAAGTGGGATGGCCATATCAGTGCGTCTCGACCAAGAGGGAAGGCGGATGAATACGACAGCCTGCAAACATCGGTTTTGAGGTGCCACACCTGTCTCAGGTCCCATAAAGGAACAGGACAGGGTGTCCAGGATGCCCCCTCACGCCGGGACTTCAACCCTCACTTTAAAGAACTAGGTAAAATTTATGCATCAAAGTTACTTGGAAATAACTAATCTATGTGGTGCACATGCATAAATTTTACAGAAGGATTATGGacagaaaaaataaatttggaatAAGGCACCTTATTTGATGCTTAATTTTAATGCCAATGTATTAGACCAATTCAAGTGGTTTGGTCCAAGGATATAAATGCCGCTACCAACGGCCTGTGCCAACTACCAGTTGCCAGCAAGGCAGTAACTTGCCATACCATGCTAGaacaaaagtaaaaataaaataataaaaaatatattgggCTCAGCACCATGTCAACCTGTGCCAAACCACTAAAAGTTAATACAGGCTGGCATGCCCTCTACCTGGTCCACTAACCAGCATGGGCCAAGCATTTGAACACATAATCTGATTAAGTGCAATTTAGAAGCTAGAAAGGACTATGTTTAGATGTAATAAAGGAGCTCAGACTAGAAGAACAATGAGAAACCTAGAAGAATAAAGGTACTGTAAAATATTGAATGGATGCGGAAAACTTTCATGTATTGAAATTATGGAGGAAAATATAATGCTAATCTGCTTGGTAATACCTTTCGCTCCATTTGGTTCTTCCCATTTAGACAAACGAATACCATCAAATGCTGATGTAGCctgaaatcatttgaaatattagaaTTGTCAAAGCCGGCAATAACTCAGTATGAACAAATACACCAAGAGATCAAGGCCAACAATTTGATGCTACTCACAATTCCAATAGGAAGTTCTTCGCCACTTGCAAGAACTCTGCCAGAACATAATCGATTGACTTTGGGAAATTGTACATCTTTTGCAGAAAAGTTGGCAGATTTataattatcaattatttcatcaaccACATCTATAGCCACCGGTAAAGCTATAGAAGTGTGAACTGGATCACCAGCTAAGGAAATGCAAACCTTTCCATCATTCTCCAACTCCCCCTTTAAGGATATGGCAGAAAACAATTCTTGAAGGCAGTGCATCATCTTCTCAGAAAACTGGAATGCATTTTGATTTAAGAAAGATCGCCGTTGCCTGAAAGAGATATTTCTAAGATCCAGTAGCAATCTTTTAAGCATCTCTAGGACTTCAACAGTTTTAGCTTTTGGAAGATCATTATCAAGAAAGTGGGTTAAAAGAAGAACAAAAGCATTGTAGATGTTTCTAACATGAGCATCTACACATATTCGGACTGGGCAAGAAGAAtgggtatatgaattattttcattAGAACCCAATTCAGATCTTGCTTTTCGCCATTCAACATCCCCACTTTGCCTCCCAGGTAATGATATTGAAGCATCAATCTGAAGATGGATCCCTCTCTCAAGTTCCTCTGCTTCTATCTTGTCACGATATTCCAGCACCGAAAGTGCTTCAAATGAATATCCAGCACGGCATTCTTTTGTTATAGAAGAAAGAATAGCAGAGGCAGATGCTTCTGTTGTAATGTTACGTCGAGACAGGACCTGCAAATGaaccaataaataaataaataaaatctccTTGGAAATTATGGTGAAGGTCAAACAATTATTGAAATGCTATAAGTTAACCTCATGCCACTTCCTTGTGTAACGTTTTGTGACATCATAAACTCCATCCTTTGCAATAGCAATTATGTAATTCAGCTTCTTATTCCAGCTTCAGGAAAAGCATATAAtagatcatctatttagtaacaaGATATGGATGTAACATAATAAAGTTCTAAAGTTTTTAATAAAgtaatagaaaattatatttaagtaGGAGAATAAATTTAGCAATCAGGAAAAAAGCATACCCCTTTTCGTATAACAGTGGATTATCATATAGTCCTTCACATGGGTCAAGATGCATCCACCTAAACATGTTTCCAGAAATTAGCTATGGTACAAACGTCTTTCAGTTAAGAATTATTACAAATACTAGTTATGAAAAATTCTGAGATGGTGCAGCTGAGTGGATGTCACACTACCTCCCTAAGAAATGCGAAAAACACTCTGTCCAGACATGATCAGTGAAGTCCAATATCTGAAAATGAAACATAAATAAGTTCATACATTCCTCATATGCTCAATACCCCTACAGATTTTTCCATCCTGGAAAAGGTTAAAGCCTTTTACTGAACGTTCCCTCTACAACGGATCATGCAAGTTAGTGGATATGCCTTCATATATAATAAATATCTAGCATGGACGAAAACTTATATGAAAAAGCAGTATTAAGGAATGTTATTATTGAACTCACATCTATAGAACATCACTAAAGATCTATTATCGCGTACACCAACTGTGGAGAATATTGATGACAATactataaagatgatttttggtcCATATCAACACAATGTTTCTGCAATATGTACACATTCCTAAGCCTAGTCTTTGGAGGCCACACACGCCATGCCAAActataaaattaaactctttCTTTTCAATTGATAGAGCATATCTTAAGCCACCCAAATCTCTTTACACATTGTATGCCTCATCATATGCAGCATCATTCACAAGTTCAAGTTTTTCCACATAGCTTCATCTCAAGATGTGAGAATAAGACCCATACAAGTATGCCTTAACAATGCTTCACTATAACAGCATGAAGTGCAGGAAGTCAAATACCACAATTTGAGTTGGCTTCTTCACATGTAGAATAGAGCTTTGTCATTAAATAAGTGCTATAAACACAACTTGTACAATGCATAACCcaaataagattgtaatgaagCATTATTTATAAGAGCTCTTCGAGGCTTGCCTAGCATCAGGCTTCACTCCCTAAGAATCCTTCAGTCTCAATGGTGTGGCTATATAAAGTGGGGTTAGGTCGTTCATACATGCATGGAGTGGCTTAGCTGTGGCACAACCATCGCACTTTCTTTTATGTCCTTAACCACTAACAACTCTTAAGTTTAGTAATATACCAATTAAAAGAGAAGGATGATATTCTAGGCCCAAATGCCAAACTTAGGTAGCTAATATAGTTGACTTGTGAAAAGCAACTGCTGTTTGAGTTTGGACTAGACAATACCTTAAAAAGGAAACATATTAAGGTTATCCCAAAAAGTTTCTAGTAATAATCTTGTAAGTCACCAATACATGCTCTTGCTTAATCAGGTCTTGCAAATACTTATGGCATTCATGAAAGACTAACCACCACGAAAAGATACATGTCCATGTATGATTTCATTTTAATGAAGTTGAACTTTTTAATTTGCCTATCCACAAgccattcttaaaaattatgaactCATTTGAGCCTAATGCTCAAAAACCTGATTCATGAAGACGAATGCATACTTGTTCTTATAGACGTGCTAGTCTTTCTAACAATTTAATGATCAGTTACTTACCAGACGAGATTCATAACCAAAAGCTCGACAATAGAGTGTAAAGCAATTAGCCCACTCTCCACAACGCCCTCTCCTTGTTTCTAGAAGCTGGCACCAGCAAGAAAACTCAGattcataaaatatttagttaAATATCAACACCTAATATCGAACGTATACAAATACATATGGAGGACATTCAGATCATGAATACCAAAAACACCAAAGGACTCCATACCTTTAATGGATCATTATATCGAGGAAAACGAGtaatgctcgaacaaaaattgcACCTGGAGATTATTAAGTTGTCAAGGAAAATATAGTCCACATAGATAATAGAGTATCATTCTAGTATACTTAAGATGCCAAATATGCAAACAAGAACTGAAATGAGGTACCATCTCCCATGGTCCAAATACAATGGATAAACCAATTTGTTCGGAGATGGTCAAGTTTTCAGAAATCCATGCCATGAATTGAACCAGCATATTTTTACCTATCTATTTGAAATTGACCACTTTAAGTCCGTTATTTATTGCGATTAAATGCTACCTCCCCTGCCAGCAAGTCCCGACACATCCATTCTCACAGCTCCATCCAAGTTAACTTGGACCTTCCTCTCATCCTCCAGACCCTTCTGAAAAAATCCAGACCCTTTCCCTTGCAAGGACTTCCACAGATGTTGTTGCCCATTTTCATAGATTGAATACAATGTTAGCCTTTATCCTAATCAAGTGCAGCTGCTACATTCATTAGACATCACTTCTAACTTTATTTCTCACTATTCAGTCAACAGGTTAGCTCGATATTCTAATTTGAATGACTCCAAATTTGGACCTTCTTTACTGCCCAACATATTGATCCATCTGGTTTGGCAGCTCATCCAATCTTAGAGGCATGTGATGATAAGAATAAAACAAAGGTGCCACTAACTTCATCCACCATATCTAATTCTTAAAACTACATCCTGATTTTTGTGTTGGTTTATATATATAGTGCACTTAAATTATTAAAAGCAACCACCCAAACTGTGCCCTCAACACCAGTGATGCAGTTAAGCAGTTGTTAACCACTCTTCAATCTTTCAGCATTCAAAATTGAAACTAAGGCACTTTCTATAGAATAATGATTTGAAACAATAATTACTCAACTCAAGGACCTGACTCTAATTGGAGGTTAATTTCTTAAGAAACATGGGGCATCATCTTATTGTCAACCTCTAGAGACAACATTAAAGCAGACAAATATGAGTGGCTACTaatttacaaagaagaagaagaagaagatgatgatgatgatgatgatgatgatgggggGAAAGTCAGGTTGGACAATTgaacattaaaaaagaaaaagatacatAAAACAGAAATCAAGGATAAAGGGACAAAACAAAAGGCAAGAATATGGAGAGAGGAAAGGTGGTGATTCACATAATTCCATTAAGCAAATGGAGGGAAGAGGGGACCTTTTCTACTATTAAGGCAAACCAAAAGGATTTCTGACCATGACTCTATGAGAAAAGGTTAAGGTGCACAGCGTTTAGGGCAAAGACCGCCTTTCTTTCTTCCAAGGTTAGCAAAAAACAAACATGTGCAGTGACATAAAATGAATAATATATTACATgtctataaaatatgatatacacctATAAGAAACTATATAAAGGATGGGTTTGTGCTCCATGGTAAGGCTGCTCCATTGTGACTTAGGAGCCATGGGTCTGAAGCACAGAAATAGCCTCTCTACATATGACGTAAGGCTGCATACATCTAATTCAAAGACGTTGCAGTGATGGGAGCCTCGTGCATTGGATGCCCTTAATAAGAAGCCATATAATCGAGAAACAATATAAAAATTGAGCTGAAATCAAAGTATATCATTCAAAGTTGTGCTTATTATTATACCTATAAAGCTCAACACGAGTACCACCAAATTTAATCTCAGAAGGAAGTGCAGTACCCATGCCAATATTATTGGTTCCACCACCACAGTTATCACAAGGCGGTGAATTAACCCACCTGCAAAAATAACCATATGAAACAGAAACACATGTTAAGTAAATATCAGCTGACTAATGTTAAAATTCCGAATAAATAAAGGTACTGAATGCTGAGTTCTCATTGAGATCATACAAGTAACACCAATAAGATTATCTTACATAATCAACTTTTTGGGCAAAATGTTATATACCCAATTTGATTAGTAAAAAAGAGAACAAAATGATAATATAAAGCTGACTCAGAGTCCATAAGTTTAGAGAGTACGTGGTAAGCATCATCTTTTCGAGTGTATCATTCTGAAAGACAGATAGAGTGTACTTAATAAGAATTACAACAAACATGCAGGATTGGTTGACTCATCCATCTACTCTAGCTTAGGGCCTTCGTAAACATTTTGTTTGGGAAAATCCTTCCTCAAAACTAGCGTCTAGGTTTTCTTAGCTTTTCCCCTCCATTGTCATCACCAATTGACAGAAACAAATCCAGCTTAACAATTTGACCATGTAACAGGTTTAAACTATGGTTGCTGTCAGGGCTCGCAGACTCCCCCCCTTCTGTTGGTTTACAAGATCCTCCTGTGCTCTAAGAAGTATTCCATCTCGCCTTGCACTACTTTGCAAGCCCCACAAAGAAAACTGATTACCCTACATCAACTCTCTGCTGATGATTCTACACTATTCAACTTGAAAACAATCTGTGGGAGTGAAATGCAAGTATTTAGTTATTGAAGCTCACCATCATCCTATCCTTGATGAGAAATAAACATGTAGTTGGTCTTCCTATCCTTGTTGATGTGATTGTTGAAAAAGAATTGCAGGATCCTTGATTGTGGGCAGACCCTATCACCAACAATTTCATTGATAGAGATCTGCAATTTGTGAgtggcttcttctttcttcttttgaatcAAACTGAGCCAAGACGGATCATATATCCAATGAAATCCTTGGCCATATGATGGCCTGCTAATGATACTGTGTAAATGGTCCAATAATATGTGGAAATATAATctactatcctcagtacctattAGCTAAGATTTCCCTAAGTTTTGTTGTACATTTACAGAAATTATGTGTGGTATTTGGCTTTTTCTGCTCCTTCTGCATATCTAGACCTACTGTCGATGATATAAAGCTAGCATTTGTGAAGTTCCATTGCACTTCCTACACACAAAAAACTGCCAGTATCAATGCCTACTGATTTGCAGGCCGTGAGTTGACAGAGCGGTACCAAATCTTCATGCTGAGAAAACAGACCAAGATACTCTTTTGAAACTCTTTTAGAATCTATAATGTTTAATCAATCATATTTTGTTTCTCTGGAGACAAATGATTTTTCATTGTGCTCTAGAAAAAGGTAGTTGCATGCCAGTGTACATGAGTGTGCTGCACCAGCAGTAATATAGAAGTTGTCATGCCCCAAATCTGAAACATGACATGGCCATGCTACCGCGAGGTGTTGGCCATAATAACATGAAGCCCAAATGATAATCTGTATAAAAATTATACAATAATAAATAgggtccaaaaatttttttcctatttATTAAGCAAAGACGTGCGGGCATAGAGCATCTAACATAGAAGATTATTATCTTGAACTTTGCTTAGCATATCCCTTCCTGCTCCTAGCAGCCTTattcatttgaaaaaaaaaataaaggagaggATGAGCTACAAAACTGAGTAACCATGCACCACCTTTCTGGATCAAGTATAAGTTTCACATGATTTGATGTATAGAAGATaacttttactataaaataaaacATTAAGTAGTCATAATAATATAACAAACTACATTCTAACAATCCAGTCATGTATGTATCAATCATGTTAGTATGTAAAACTGAATTCAAGTGCAATATGAAAATAATCATAGTCATCAGACACTTGTCATTTACCCATATCATCTTTTTAATAATGCTCACAAGTTTCTCATGCTATGATCACTATAAACCGTGATAGAGCTGTTTTCATAATCGAAAAG
Coding sequences within it:
- the LOC105046814 gene encoding peptide-N(4)-(N-acetyl-beta-glucosaminyl)asparagine amidase, with product MVDRRFVVRHNDDQFSVEFDTGDGLEVLKSQIFSLTSVPPDDQKILAGEDSLLVTESSDLEAISEKLCLVSIQAEEQKPESVWNQEESDEKLARRLQAEEEALFFQQYTASGSGEEFKNRVQPYVQQVLMYEDPVRQEAARKSVPIDEIEEKALVSLAKEGNFSPSKDEKDFAFLLQLLFWFKQSFRWVNSPPCDNCGGGTNNIGMGTALPSEIKFGGTRVELYRCNFCSSITRFPRYNDPLKLLETRRGRCGEWANCFTLYCRAFGYESRLILDFTDHVWTECFSHFLGRWMHLDPCEGLYDNPLLYEKGWNKKLNYIIAIAKDGVYDVTKRYTRKWHEVLSRRNITTEASASAILSSITKECRAGYSFEALSVLEYRDKIEAEELERGIHLQIDASISLPGRQSGDVEWRKARSELGSNENNSYTHSSCPVRICVDAHVRNIYNAFVLLLTHFLDNDLPKAKTVEVLEMLKRLLLDLRNISFRQRRSFLNQNAFQFSEKMMHCLQELFSAISLKGELENDGKVCISLAGDPVHTSIALPVAIDVVDEIIDNYKSANFSAKDVQFPKVNRLCSGRVLASGEELPIGIATSAFDGIRLSKWEEPNGAKGCWLIYKVIDDQMYDLESYDLTSANDASERDPMDWIVEGSDDGGSSWSILDKRSSQTFEKRFQRKTFRVGTRRTCNAFRFHFLVVKDPEATSRFQIGSIDLYGKSS